One genomic window of Devosia salina includes the following:
- a CDS encoding ABC transporter ATP-binding protein, which yields MSLRTSSRARRPERPSLFSHLFFAAAARDAAPHALGRLRARRFVSYYRPHLPLLSAVLVCAVFVAATAIALPLLANHIVGRLADLRTEPDALSQLLWLGAIMVGIFLVQALATYFVDYHGHAMGARIEAQVRRELFEHCQRLSFGFYDQQRTGQLMSRISNDSLWLGELFHHGPEDLAISILKFGGAMAVLAYIDPVIALAVASLVPFACGYALYFNKRMSVALRTTKERIAGINERVEDALGGIRVVQSFANEGDELRRFDRENQRFLDSRKAGYRSEALLWSGMEGFGQLVTIVVIVGGAIRILGGELTPADMLTLLLCVGVLLDPIKRFDNFIRLWQEGHTGFVRAMELLEEPVEIADGPKAMALGAVKGAIRFDNVSFAYEADGAKVLDRVSLEIAPGEFVALVGPSGVGKSTLCSLIPRFYDVLGGSVCIDGQDVRSVTLKSLRRHVGVVQQDVYLFSGTVRDNLLYGRPDASEDEVIAAAKAANAHDFITALPHGYDTDIGQRGVKLSGGQKQRLTIARAFLKNPPILIFDEATSALDNESERAIQQALVGLAEGRTTLVIAHRLSTVRHADRILVMTRGGIVEEGTHDALMARNGVYAGLHSVQARI from the coding sequence ATGTCTCTTCGCACGTCTTCCCGGGCCCGACGCCCCGAACGCCCTAGCCTTTTCTCACATCTCTTCTTTGCCGCTGCGGCACGCGATGCCGCACCGCACGCCCTCGGGCGCCTGCGGGCGCGCCGTTTCGTCTCGTACTACCGTCCCCACCTGCCGCTGCTTTCGGCCGTACTTGTGTGTGCGGTGTTCGTGGCGGCGACGGCCATCGCGCTGCCCCTGCTCGCCAATCACATTGTCGGCCGGCTGGCCGATCTGCGCACCGAGCCCGATGCGCTGAGCCAATTGCTGTGGCTCGGCGCCATCATGGTCGGGATTTTCCTGGTCCAGGCGCTGGCAACCTATTTCGTCGACTATCACGGCCACGCCATGGGCGCCCGGATCGAGGCCCAGGTGCGCCGGGAACTGTTCGAGCACTGCCAGAGGCTCAGCTTCGGCTTCTACGACCAGCAACGGACCGGACAATTGATGAGCCGGATCAGCAATGATTCCCTGTGGCTGGGCGAATTGTTCCATCACGGGCCCGAGGACCTTGCGATCAGCATCCTCAAGTTCGGCGGGGCAATGGCGGTGCTGGCCTATATCGATCCTGTCATTGCCCTTGCGGTTGCAAGTCTGGTCCCGTTCGCCTGTGGTTACGCGTTGTATTTCAACAAACGCATGAGCGTGGCGCTGCGGACCACCAAGGAGCGGATCGCCGGGATCAATGAGCGCGTCGAGGATGCGCTGGGCGGCATCCGGGTGGTGCAGTCCTTTGCCAATGAAGGCGACGAACTGCGCCGTTTCGATCGCGAGAACCAGCGCTTCCTGGACAGTCGCAAGGCCGGGTACCGCAGCGAGGCGCTGCTGTGGAGCGGCATGGAGGGCTTCGGCCAGCTCGTGACCATCGTGGTCATCGTGGGCGGCGCCATCCGCATCCTGGGTGGGGAACTGACGCCGGCGGACATGCTGACCCTGCTGCTCTGCGTGGGGGTTCTGCTGGACCCCATCAAGCGCTTCGACAATTTCATCCGGCTCTGGCAGGAGGGCCATACCGGCTTTGTCAGGGCCATGGAACTGCTCGAGGAACCGGTCGAGATCGCCGATGGCCCCAAAGCGATGGCGCTGGGTGCCGTCAAGGGCGCGATCCGCTTTGACAATGTCAGCTTTGCCTACGAAGCCGATGGGGCAAAGGTGCTGGACAGGGTTTCCCTCGAGATCGCGCCGGGAGAATTCGTGGCCCTGGTGGGACCGTCCGGGGTCGGCAAGAGTACGCTCTGCAGCCTCATTCCGCGCTTCTATGACGTGCTGGGCGGCAGTGTGTGCATCGACGGACAGGATGTCCGCTCGGTGACCCTGAAGTCGCTGCGGCGCCATGTGGGCGTCGTGCAGCAGGATGTCTACCTGTTCAGCGGCACTGTGCGGGACAATCTGCTCTATGGCCGACCCGATGCGTCGGAAGACGAGGTGATCGCTGCGGCAAAGGCCGCCAATGCGCATGACTTCATCACGGCCCTGCCCCATGGGTATGACACCGATATCGGCCAGCGTGGCGTCAAGCTCTCTGGCGGGCAGAAGCAGCGGTTGACCATTGCCCGAGCGTTCCTCAAGAACCCGCCGATTCTGATCTTCGACGAAGCGACCAGCGCGCTCGATAATGAAAGCGAGCGGGCCATCCAACAGGCGCTTGTGGGGTTGGCGGAGGGGCGCACCACGCTGGTGATCGCGCACCGGCTCTCGACCGTACGCCATGCGGACCGCATCCTGGTCATGACCCGGGGCGGCATTGTCGAGGAAGGCACGCATGACGCGCTGATGGCAAGGAACGGCGTCTATGCCGGGCTGCACTCCGTGCAGGCGCGCATCTAG